CCCGATCCCGAACCCTTTCACATTATGTACGTCGCCATATGGAATCCGGAAAAACTGGTTGAAAATTTTCTTCTGGTACTCCGGCGCAATGCCAATTCCCTGGTCACGGACGGCTATCACCAGATACTTGCCTTTACTATATGTTTTAATGGCCACGTCGGGCACGTCGTCGGAGTATTTTAATGCATTGTCTATCAGATTATTGATCATACACCGGAAATGGAACGGATCTGCATAGATCACATTGTTTTCCGCGTGGCATTCAAATTGAATTTTGTCTTCAAAAGGCATCAATATAGACCTGATCATTTCCTCAGCATTGAGCATTTCCTTCTCCAATGTCAGTGCATTGCGCTCCGCCTTTGCCATGGAGAGTACCATTTCAACCTGCCCCTGTAACCTCAAAATCTCATCCTGCACAATCTGTAAGTATCGTTTGTGGCGTGCTGGCTGGGTTACAATGTTGTCGGAATTGAGTACATCTGCTGCGATACGGATCGTCGAAATAGGCGTTTGCAGTTCGTGGGTCATGTTATTTACAAAATCCCGCTGCACTTCTGAAAGTTGCTTCTGCCGCAAAATGACAAACAGGGCATAAGCAAAAAATGAAACGGCAACCAGGACCAGTATCGACGACCAGATGGCCCCATTGATACTACCGGCAAAATAGGTCTCCTGCTCCGGAAACCTTACCCCGAAATAGTACGGATACTTGTCGGTTTTGATCCAATTGGTCGTTTTGGTAGGGATTTTAGCATTGTTCTTCGTGCTAAGCGACATGCCATACCGCATTCTGTTGGTAGTACAGTCATATATCCCGACCTCAAAATCAGTGATCAGGTTGTGCTTTTGAAAGCTGTCTTTGATAAAATGTTCGAGCAGGTCCGGCTGAGTGGTGGAATTGGTATTCACCAGAAAATACTCAGGCGACAATTGTTCCACCGGATTGGAAGTTTGCATGACCCCATTCACGGACGCCAGCTTTCCGGCAACGTCCTGTAATGCTACGTGGGCGTTTTGGTTAAACTGACGGTGCCGCAGGTCCAAAGCTTGTTTCACCCAGTAGATCTGCGTGATCACAACCCCGATGATGAGCAGGGCCGAAAAAACAGTGAGTGATTGGATGGTACGTCTCGACATTTGAAATTGATCTGACAGCTAAGTTAAGCCATTGAGGATAAAATTCTGATCCTTCATGCTTTCAGGAATAATATTGTACCAAACCTTCCAGCGGAGATTTTAGTATCCTGCCAGCCTGTAACCCTTTCGTTTTCAATATATTTTTAAGGATATCCTGATAATAGAATGCAATGGAGCCTGTAAAATGTACTGGGTACTCCCCGGCATTTTCATGTTTCAGAATGTACTTTTCAATAAACAAACCAAACGCATTCTCTACCAGATTATGCATAAATGGATGTTTTATATTTTCAGCAATAAATTGGGAGAATGCCGCAAAATACCGGTTTGGATATGGTTTTTTATATGCATGATCCAGTACATTCAACCGGTTTGTCTGAGGATATCTTTGAGCAAAATGTGCATGCAGGTCAGCCGGCAATTCATTTTGAAGGAAATGTACCACCAATGTTTTCCCAAGAT
The genomic region above belongs to Dyadobacter pollutisoli and contains:
- a CDS encoding sensor histidine kinase is translated as MSRRTIQSLTVFSALLIIGVVITQIYWVKQALDLRHRQFNQNAHVALQDVAGKLASVNGVMQTSNPVEQLSPEYFLVNTNSTTQPDLLEHFIKDSFQKHNLITDFEVGIYDCTTNRMRYGMSLSTKNNAKIPTKTTNWIKTDKYPYYFGVRFPEQETYFAGSINGAIWSSILVLVAVSFFAYALFVILRQKQLSEVQRDFVNNMTHELQTPISTIRIAADVLNSDNIVTQPARHKRYLQIVQDEILRLQGQVEMVLSMAKAERNALTLEKEMLNAEEMIRSILMPFEDKIQFECHAENNVIYADPFHFRCMINNLIDNALKYSDDVPDVAIKTYSKGKYLVIAVRDQGIGIAPEYQKKIFNQFFRIPYGDVHNVKGFGIGLSYVKQIVRAHHWKLDLESTLGKGSTFKITIPQNK